In Mycobacterium sp. Aquia_213, the sequence GCTCTCCCGGTTCGATGCGGTGGGCCGCCCAGGCGGCGGCCTGTCCGGTGAGGACGCCGAGGATGGTGAAGCTGTCCATCACATCGGTGGGGCTGATGCCGATCACGGTGACGCCGCTGCGGGGCGCGACCTGCACCAAACCTTCGTAGGAGAGTTCGAGCAGGGCCTCGCGGACCGGGGTCCGGCTGGTTGCGAACTCCTCGGTGATGGCGTCGAGGTCGATCCGCGCGCCGGCGGGCAAAGCGCCGGTCAGGATGCGGTCCCTGAGCTCGCGGGCGGCCCGCTCGCGCACCGTGCCGGAGATGTCGATCGCTGCCATCCGGGAATGCTACCAAATGCCGCATCTCACATTTGATATCTGAAATATCAGATGTTAGGTTTCGACTATGGCTGATCCACGACACGACAAGATGGCCCTCGTTGCTTTCATGCAGGCGGGCAGCACCTCGGTGTACGCGGGCTCGTGGCGGCACCCCGCGACCGAACACGGCTACCTCGACGCCTCTTACTACGCCAAGATCGGCCGCCAGCTCGAAGAAGGCTGCTTTGACCTGATGTTCTTCGACGATCGCCTGGCGATGCCGGGCGTCTATGGCGGATCGGTGGCTGAAGCGGTGCACTACGGCGCGCGGCCGGTCAAGCTGGACCTCAGCGTCGTGCTTGGCGTGCTGGCCGAGGCGACGTCGCGCATCGGACTGGGCGCGACCTACTCGACCACCTATTACCAGCCGTTCCACGTCGCCCGGACCTTTGCGACACTCGATCACCTGTCCGCCGGTCGGGCCGCCTGGAACGTGGTCACGTCGGTCAACGACAGCGAAGCACAGAACTTCGGGGTCAATGCCCATCTCGGTCATGACGAACGCTACGACCGGGCCGACGAGTTCATGGACGTGGTGGCCGGTCTCTGGGATACCTGGGAGGACGACGCGGTCCTGCACGACCGATCGTCCGGTCAGTATGGTGACCCCGCCAAGGTGCACGAGCTAGGCCACGTCGGACAGTACTTCTCCGCCCGTGGACCGCTGACCGTGCCCCGCACCCCCCAGGGCAGGCCGGTCATCATCCAGGCGGGCTCGTCGGGTCGCGGCCGTGAATTCGCTTCGCGCTGGGCCGAATTGATCTTCACCGGGGACCCGGGCATCGAGGTCGCGCGCAGCCACTACGCCGACCAGAAAGAACGCATTGCCGAGGCGGGGCGCGATCCTGCCTCGGTGCGGATCTGCCCGATGGCCTACGCTGTGGTGGGCGAGTCCGAGGCCCACGCCAAGGAGCGCGAAGCTCTGTTCCTCAACGATCTGGTTCACCCCATGGCATCACTGACACTGTTGTCGGAGTTGATGAATTACGACTTCGCGCAACACGATCTGGACGATCCCGTCACCGACGAGTTGATCGCATCCGTCTCCGGAATTCGGGGACTGGTCCAGAACCTGCGCACCCACATCGGTGGTGACACCGTGACCGTCCGCGATCTGGCCGGCCATCGCGCGACCCTGCTGCAGGGTCCCCGCTTCGTCGGTACCGGCGAGCAGGTCGCCGACCAGATGGCGGACTGGTTCGAAAGCCGCGCCTGCGACGGTTTCGTGCTGGCGGCAACGCATCTGCCCGGGGCATTCGAAGACGTCGTGCGGATGGTCGTTCCGGAGCTACAACGACGCGGGCTGTTCCGCACCGAGTACGAGTCCTCGACATTGCGGGGACACCTTGGGCTGCAACGGCCCTCGAACGCACACGTGGGTGCCGGTGCGAATGCTTGACGGTGTGCGAGTGCTCGACCTCGCGACTTTGGCGGCCGCGCCGCTGGTCGCGACCTACCTGGGCGAGTTCGGTGCCGACGTGATCAAGGTCGAAGACCCCCGCCATGGTGATCCGATCCGCGGCTGGGGCAACCAGCGCGAGGACGTCGGGCTGATGTGGAAATCCTTGTCGCGCAACAAGAGAGCGATCACACTGGATCTGCGCTGCGCCGAAGGTCAGGCGATGGTGCGCCGCCTGGTCGAGCATGCCGACGTCGTCATCTTCAACACCCGACCGCAGACGTTGCGCAAATGGGGCCTGGATTACGAGAACTTGCGCGCGGTCAACGACCGGATCGTGATGCTGCACATCACGGGATACGGGCTGACCGGGCCGAAGAGCGAACGCCCGGGTTTCGGCACGCTCGGCGAGGCGATGAGCGGGTTCGCGCACATCACCGGGCAGGCCGGCGGGCCACCCACGCTGCCGCCGTTCATGTTGGCCGACGGCGTCGCCTCGTTGAACGCCACCTACGCGGTCATGATGGCGCTGTACCACCGCGACGTGCACGGTGCGCCCGGCCAGCTGATCGACGTCAACCTGATCGACCCGCTGGCGCGGCTGCTGGAACAGACGCTGTTGGGCTATGACCAATTGGGCTTGGTGCCCGAACGTGCCGGCAATCGGTGGGATATCTCGGCGCCGCGCAACACCTACCGCACCTCCGACGGACGCTGGCTGGCCATGTCCGGCAGCTCACCTGCCCTGGCGTTGCGGGTGTTTCGCGCAATCGGCCGAGACGACCTGCTGTCCGACCCCGACTTCTCCGACCCGCAGCGGCGGCTGGCCCGGGCCCGGGAGGTCGACGCCGTGGTCGCGGATTGGGTTGCCACCAAGACTCTTTCGGAAGCGATGGAGACATTCGAAGCCCACGAGGTCGCCGCGGCCCCCGTCTACGACATCCGTGATCTGGTCGCCGACGAGCAGCTGAGGCATCGCGAGGTGTTCATCTCGGTCTCCGACGATCAGCTCGGGCAGATGACGGTGCAGGCCCCGGTCCCGCGTTTCTCGTCGGCCGCCGGAACGGTCGAGCGTCTAGGACCACGTCTCGGAGAACACAACGCCGAAGTTTATGGCGAGCTACTCGGCTTGACTCCCAACGAGATTGACGATCTGCGCGCCCGCGGCGTGCTGTGACAGAAGGAAACTCTCACCCGTGACTGGTCTGCTCCGCCGTTCCGAACTCGCGGTGCCCGCGAGCAACGACAACATGTTCGAGAAGGGCGCCAAGTGTGGCGCGGATTTGGTGTTCCTCGACCTCGAGGACGCGGTGCCCCCGGCGTTCAAGGAGGAATCGCGCGTCAAGGCGATCGGCGCGCTCAACGACATCGACTGGGGGCGCACGGCACGCGCCATCCGGATCAACGGTCTGGACACGCAGTGGTGCCACGACGATGTCATCGATGTCGTCACCAAGGCCGGCGAGAACCTCGACACCATCATCATCCCGAAAGCCCGCACGGCCCGTGACGTCTGGTGGGTGGACGTGCTGCTCACCCAGCTCGAGTCGAAACTTGGTCTGAGCAACCAGATTCGGCTTGAGGTACTGATCGAAGAAGTCGAGGGCCTCGCCAACGCCGAGGAGATCGCGGCGGCCAGCCCTCGCCTGGACGCCTTGATCTTCGGGGTCGGCGACTTCTCGCTGTCGCAGGGTGCGCGGGTGGACACCAACTTCGTCCCGCTCGGCGAATACCCCGGCGAATTCTGGGCTTACGCGCGGAACAAGGTGATCGTCGCGGCGCGGATCGCCGGCATTGACGCGATTGACGCGCCGTATCCCGACTACCGGGATCTATCGGGTTACGAGCGGGACGCGCGGCGCGCGTCTCTGCTCGGCTACACCGGCAAGTGGGCCATCCATCCCGACCAGGTGCCCGTCGCCAACGGGGTTTACGCGCCGACCGCCGATGAGATTGCCCGGGCCGAAGCCAATGTCGCCGCCTACCGGGAGGCCGAGGCCAAGGGGCGTGGCGCGGTCGGAGTCAACGGCGTGCTGGTCGACGCCGCGCACGTGAAGCAGGCCGAGCAGACGTTAGCTCGTGCCGCGCTGATCGACGGGAGTGGCTAGACGCGAAATCAGCGGTTGTCTGATTGAGGGCGTCCAGACCGGGGTAACCCGATGATTACCAATTCAACTGACGCCCAATAGAAGGGGGCTCGACGTGATTGTCTTAGGCATCATTCTCGTTGTTATCGGTTATTTTGCTGCCATCCCGATTCTGGAAACGCTCGGTGGCATCCTTGTGCTGGTCGGTGTGGTCTTGTGGATCCTCGGCGCGGTCGGGCGTCCGGTGGGCGGCCGTAAGGTGTGGTTTTAAGGGCTAGCGCGACGGCCATCGTGTCGAGTGTGCGTCCAGGGCGCTCGGGCTGCACAAACCCTGCCTTGGATGCACTCTCGGAGCCGTGCGGCACAGGCTTTTTCGATGCATTGCCGGCGGTGGGGTGGCGACGTAGGATTTTGCAGTCGTAGCTGGTTTACGTAACACCCTGTCGATCAAGGGACGTGAGCAACCGATGGCCAAGATCCTGTTCGTCGTCACCGCAACGAGTTACTGGACGCTCAACGACGGCACTCGGCACCCGACCGGTTACTGGGCCGAAGAATTCGCGGCTCCCTATGACGCGCTGAGCCGGGCAGGCCATCAAATCGTGGTGGCCACGCCCGGCGGCACGGTGCCGTACGTCGATGTGATGAGCCTGCGCCCGTCGATGGCCGGCAGCGTAGAGATCGCGGAAAAACTCGAAGGAATTCTGCGCTCGGCCGAACAGCTGCGCGCGCCAATCCAACTCGCCAACGCCCGCCTGGACGATTATGACGCCGTCTATTACCCCGGTGGCCACGGTCCGATGGAAGACCTATGGCGCGACGCCGACTCCGGCCGGCTACTCGTTGCCGCCCTTGCGTCGGGCAAGCCGCTGGCGATCGTCTGCCACGCACCGGCCGCGATCCTGGCCACCCGCCGCGACGGCGCCTCGCCCTTCGCGGGCTATCGGGTCACCGCCTTCACCAACGACGAAGAGGACGGCGTCGGACTCCGCGAGAAAGCGCCCTGGACGGTCGAGGACGAACTGGTCAAGTTAGGCATCGACTTCGTCCGCGGCGAGATGTGGAAGCCGTTCACGGTGGCGGACCGCAATCTCTACACCGGTCAGAACCCCGCCTCGGCCGGGCCGCTGGCGGAAAAGGTCCTCGAAGTATTGCGCTGATCGACGGCAACCCATAGGCGACTTTCGAATCTTGCGAACGAGTTGCCGAGTCGCGGACAGATAGAGAAGGATCATCCCGGCGTAGATCGTGGGCCCCATGATCTACCACGGCGTGGGCCCTCCGGCGCAATGCTTGGGAGGAGTGTGGCTTGTGAGTGGTTGGCTCGTGAGCAACGTCCCGTCGTGGCTGCTCTTGGTCGGACTCAACGTCCTCATCGCAGGCGGAGCGGTGCTGGCCCTGAAATATGTGAGGCAGCGGTTCCCCGGGGCCAGGGGGGACGAGCGCAGCGAGGTGACACAGTTCGCCTTCATGTTGGTCGGCTTCGTGTACGCGTTCTTCACCGGCTTCATCGTTACCGCGATGTGGGGGCAGGACAATACTGCCGATGACGACATGCGGGTCGAGGGCGCGACCGCCGTGCAGATGGCCAGCGACCTCACCGTGTTCGACAAACCCGACGGCGACCGAATCCGCGCGGCGCTGCTGGACTATGAACGCGCGGCGGTAACAGAGTGGCCGCTGGTCGCACACGGTGGTGCCTACCCTGCGGCCGGTCAAGCGCTGCTGCATCTCCGCTCCGCATACGACCAAGTTCAGCCGCGCACCGATACCCAAAAGACTTATCTCGCCACCTCTTTCGATTCCCTTCACAAGATCAGTCAGGCACGTACCGAACGAACGATCCGGGCCCGCACTGACAACGGCATGCCCTGGTCGATGTGGACAGTCTTCTTCCTGACCAGCGGGCTGGTACTCGGCGGCGCTTTGGTTTACGGCGTCGAGAAGCCTGCCATTCACTACGCGTTGGTCGCGACCGTGGGCGTGCTGCTAGCCACCGATGGGTTCCTCGTCGTGGAACTTGCCCACCCGTACCTCGGCGACACTGCGACGTCTTCGGAGTCACTGGGCGCGGCTATCCAATCCCTGTCGGCGCCCCCTGCGTAGAGTCAGCTGATCGGGGCCGGGCACGGGATGGAGATGCCGAGACGTCGGGCGGTCCGGGACAGCATCCGGGCCGAGGAATGAGGACGGATGTCAAACTGGCTGCGGGACTTCGCGACAGATGTCAACTCGCAACGTTCGCTGTCGGGGCGCGCTCGTGGCCGACGGTGGCAGCACTTGATCACCTGCTTTCCGTCCTTCTCGGAAATGCGGGTGTTGGATCTGGGCGGAACGCCGGAATCGTGGCAGCTGGCGCCGGTGCAGCCGCGGGCCGTGACCACGGTGAACTTGATGCCCGCCGAATCCGAGACCCCCGGCGTGACCGCGATCCAGGGCAATGCGTGCGACCTCCCAAGTTCGGTCGCGAATGACCGCTTCGACCTGGTGTTTTCCAATTCGCTGCTCGAACATGTCGGCGGCCATGTGCAGCGCCAGCGGTTGGCGGACTACGTCCACACGCTCGCCGACCGGCACTGGGTGCAGACCCCATACCGCTACTTCCCGGTCGAACCGCACTGGCTCTTTCCCGGCATGCAATGGCTGCCGTACGAAGCGCGTATCCAGGTGTCGCTGCGGTGGAACCGCGGCCACATCAGAACCCACACCCGCGCCGAGGCGCAGGAGCAGGTCGACGAGATCGACTTGGTCGGCATCTCGCAGATGCGAACCTACTTCCCGTCATCGGTCATCTGGTACGAGCGATTCGCCGGGTTGGTCAAGTCATTGGTCGCGATCCAAACCTGACGTTCAGCCGTTCACCCGGCTCTCCCGGGGCGGCAGTATCAACTACTTGTGATTAGCGGTTCAAGGATATAGCGTCGGCCCGACGGAGTCCTACGGACAGGAGCGATCATGCCTCGATTTCCCAAGCCGTCGGAGGGAAGCTGGACGCAGCATTACCCCGAACTGGGCACTGCGCCGGTGTCCTATGAGGACTCCATCAACCCGCAGATCCATGAGCTCGAGCGGGACGCGATCTTCAAGCGTGCCTGGCTGAATGTTGGCCGCGTAGACCAGGTTCCGCGTAAGGGCAGCTACTTCACCAAAGAGCTCAAGGTCGTCAACACCTCAATCATCTTGGTGCGCACGGGATCTGGCGAGGTGAAGGCGTATCACAACATCTGCCGGCATCGCGGCAACAAGCTGGTGTGGAACGACATGCCGCTCGAGGAGACCAGCGGTGTGTGCCGCCAGTTCACCTGCAAGTACCACGCCTGGCGGTACGACCTGGACGGCAATCTGAC encodes:
- a CDS encoding LLM class flavin-dependent oxidoreductase, with amino-acid sequence MADPRHDKMALVAFMQAGSTSVYAGSWRHPATEHGYLDASYYAKIGRQLEEGCFDLMFFDDRLAMPGVYGGSVAEAVHYGARPVKLDLSVVLGVLAEATSRIGLGATYSTTYYQPFHVARTFATLDHLSAGRAAWNVVTSVNDSEAQNFGVNAHLGHDERYDRADEFMDVVAGLWDTWEDDAVLHDRSSGQYGDPAKVHELGHVGQYFSARGPLTVPRTPQGRPVIIQAGSSGRGREFASRWAELIFTGDPGIEVARSHYADQKERIAEAGRDPASVRICPMAYAVVGESEAHAKEREALFLNDLVHPMASLTLLSELMNYDFAQHDLDDPVTDELIASVSGIRGLVQNLRTHIGGDTVTVRDLAGHRATLLQGPRFVGTGEQVADQMADWFESRACDGFVLAATHLPGAFEDVVRMVVPELQRRGLFRTEYESSTLRGHLGLQRPSNAHVGAGANA
- a CDS encoding class I SAM-dependent methyltransferase, with protein sequence MSNWLRDFATDVNSQRSLSGRARGRRWQHLITCFPSFSEMRVLDLGGTPESWQLAPVQPRAVTTVNLMPAESETPGVTAIQGNACDLPSSVANDRFDLVFSNSLLEHVGGHVQRQRLADYVHTLADRHWVQTPYRYFPVEPHWLFPGMQWLPYEARIQVSLRWNRGHIRTHTRAEAQEQVDEIDLVGISQMRTYFPSSVIWYERFAGLVKSLVAIQT
- a CDS encoding type 1 glutamine amidotransferase domain-containing protein, coding for MAKILFVVTATSYWTLNDGTRHPTGYWAEEFAAPYDALSRAGHQIVVATPGGTVPYVDVMSLRPSMAGSVEIAEKLEGILRSAEQLRAPIQLANARLDDYDAVYYPGGHGPMEDLWRDADSGRLLVAALASGKPLAIVCHAPAAILATRRDGASPFAGYRVTAFTNDEEDGVGLREKAPWTVEDELVKLGIDFVRGEMWKPFTVADRNLYTGQNPASAGPLAEKVLEVLR
- a CDS encoding CaiB/BaiF CoA transferase family protein — its product is MLDGVRVLDLATLAAAPLVATYLGEFGADVIKVEDPRHGDPIRGWGNQREDVGLMWKSLSRNKRAITLDLRCAEGQAMVRRLVEHADVVIFNTRPQTLRKWGLDYENLRAVNDRIVMLHITGYGLTGPKSERPGFGTLGEAMSGFAHITGQAGGPPTLPPFMLADGVASLNATYAVMMALYHRDVHGAPGQLIDVNLIDPLARLLEQTLLGYDQLGLVPERAGNRWDISAPRNTYRTSDGRWLAMSGSSPALALRVFRAIGRDDLLSDPDFSDPQRRLARAREVDAVVADWVATKTLSEAMETFEAHEVAAAPVYDIRDLVADEQLRHREVFISVSDDQLGQMTVQAPVPRFSSAAGTVERLGPRLGEHNAEVYGELLGLTPNEIDDLRARGVL
- a CDS encoding HpcH/HpaI aldolase/citrate lyase family protein, whose amino-acid sequence is MTGLLRRSELAVPASNDNMFEKGAKCGADLVFLDLEDAVPPAFKEESRVKAIGALNDIDWGRTARAIRINGLDTQWCHDDVIDVVTKAGENLDTIIIPKARTARDVWWVDVLLTQLESKLGLSNQIRLEVLIEEVEGLANAEEIAAASPRLDALIFGVGDFSLSQGARVDTNFVPLGEYPGEFWAYARNKVIVAARIAGIDAIDAPYPDYRDLSGYERDARRASLLGYTGKWAIHPDQVPVANGVYAPTADEIARAEANVAAYREAEAKGRGAVGVNGVLVDAAHVKQAEQTLARAALIDGSG